The genomic interval TTCCGATCGGAGGAGACCATGAAGATCACCGTTGACGAGGTCAAGTGCCAGAGCCACGGCCTGTGCGCCATCTCGGCGCCGGATCACTTCGAGCTCGACGCCGACGGGAAGCTGGCGTACCAGGAGACGTTCGACGAGGAACACCTCGACGCGATCGAGGACGCCATCGACTCGTGCCCCTTGCAGGCGATCATCATGGACCGTGACGCCCCATGACTGGCGCAGCGCCGCGCATCGGCATCGTCGGCTCCGGCATAGCCGGCCTGCGGGCGGCCCAGTCGGTCCTCACTTGCGAAACCGGCGCCAGGATTACCGTCTTCGGGGACGAGGCCCACCGCACGTACAACCGGCCGGGACTCACGAAGAAGCGGTACCCGCCGTCGGCCGACCTCAGGGCGGCCATCACCGAGGACCTGAGGGTCAAGGGGGCCGAGACCAGCGCGCTCGACTGGCACCTCGGCACCCGCGTCGAGGCGGCGAACCTGCACAGCAGGGTCCTGCACCTGAGCACCGGCGGAACGTTCGCCTACGACGGCCTGGTAGTCGCCTCGGGAGTACGCCCGCGGACCGCCGCCCGTGACGACGAGGAGTGCGCCTCGCACGCGCACAGGACGCTGCGCGGCCTGGACGACGCGCACTCCATCCACCAGGAGCTCCATAGGAGGGAGGTGGTGACGATCGCGGGCGCCGGGTTCGTCGCGTGCGAACTGGCCTCGTTGGCCCAGGAGTACGGCTGCGACGTGGTCATGCTCGAAGCGATGAGGAACGGGCCCTTCGAGAACATCCTGGGCGAGGACGTCGCGCGAGCGCTCGGACGCTGGGTCACCGCGAACGGCGTCACTCTGCGGACAGGCGAGGCGGCGAAGGAGCTCCTCTGCGACCGCTCGGGAACGCGCTCCGGAGGCGGACACTCGGCGTCCCCTCCCGGGGCGGCGTCCGAACGACCGCTCTTCATCGAGGCCATCGGCAGCGTTCCCAACGTGGAATGGCTGGACGGGAACGGCCTGGACCTGTCTGACGGGGTACGGGTCGACGAGTATATGCGCGTACTGGGGTGCGATGGCGTTTTCGCAGCCGGCGACATCGCCCGCTATCCCGACCCGTGGGGCACGCAAAAGCTAGCCCGCATGGAATTCTGGAAAAATGCGATCGACACCGGCAATATCGCCGGGAAGGCACTAGCGTCGTCTATGGGATACGGATCGAAGATGACCCGGATCGCGTACTTCCCCAGCATGGCTACCGAAGTATTCGGACTTCGCATCCAGATCGCGGGAAACCCCAGGAACGCGGACTCCATGGAGATCGTCCGCGGCGACCTCGAACGCCCCGGTGACGGAGTCCTCGTCACGTACCTACGGGAGAGCACTATCGTCGGTGCGGCCTACCTGGACAAAGGGGCCCAGTTCAACCGCCTCTACATCGAGCTCCTGAAGTCGCTGAGAACACGCTAGCCCTACCGACCTCACCTCATTTGTCATAGCGCCAAGAATTCGAGAACGATCAGGAGGAATATCATGCAGGTTCGCAGGATTTCGGAGATCGAAGGTACTGACCGCGATGTCACGGCGGCGAGCGGCGCATGGCGCAGCAAGCGCATCCTGCTGGCTTCGGATGGATTCGGGTACTCGGTTTCCGAGACCGTCGTGTACGCCGGAACCGAGACCGACATCTGCTACGCGAACCACGTGGAAGCCGTCTTCTGCATCTCCGGGAAGATGATTCTGGTCGACCGCGACGAGAACGAGGAACACCTCATCACGCCCGGCACCCTCCACATCCTGGACGACGCCGACAACCACACGATCAAGCCGATCGAGGACAGCACGTTCCTGTGCATCTTCACCCCGGCCCTCACCGGCCGTGAGGACCACGACGAGAACGGAATCTATCCGCTGCTGACGGACGAGGTGGTGGAAGCCAAATAGGCCGCGCCGCGACACCCGCGCATCCCTGGAGTCCCTGCCAGGCCACTGGCGGGGACTCGGCGTCACCGCGTCCGGGACGGTCCCGGCGGCGGGTTGCCCCAGGACGGGCCGGGTAGGTGCGCACGATCATGAATCTGCCAGAAAGGAACCCACCGTGAAAGTCCTGTGGCTCACCGCCCACCCCGAACCCCGTTCCCTGAACGGCTCCTTGTACCGCGACGGTGTCCAACACCTCCTGGACCAGGGGCACAAGGTGCGCACCAGCGACCTGTACGCGATGAAGTTCGACCCGGTCGTCAGGGCCAGTGACTTCTCCCACCCCGACGGCGAGCGGCTCATCGTCGGCAGCGCGGCCCAGCAGGCATTCGAACGGGGCGCGTTGTCCCCTGACATCGCCGTCGAACACGACAAGTTGTCCTGGGCGGACACGCTCGTCGTGCAGTTCCCGTTGTGGTGGTACGGGATGCCGGCCATCCTCAAAGGCTGGTTCGACCGCGTCTTCGTCGGCGGGTTCGCCTTCGGCGTCCGCGACGCCCAGGGGCGCCAAGTGCGCTATGGCGAGGGGGCGCTCGCGGGTAAGCGCGCGATGGTCGTCGTCAGTGCCGGTGCTCGGAAGGCGAGCCTCGGCCCCCGAGGCGTCAACGGTGAGCTCAACGACCTGCTCTTCCCTCTCCAGCACGGCACGCTGTGGTACGCGGGGATCGAGGTCCTGCCCCCGCTGCTCGTCCACGGAGCCGACCGTGTGGACGAGGCCGCGTACGCCTTCCACGCGAACGTCCTGCGCCAGCGTCTCGAGGACCTTCCGTCTACCGCACCGCTGCCGTTCCGCCACCAGAACGGCGGCGACTACGACGAGGACCTGGTCCTGCGCCCCGAACTCAAACCGCACGCCACAGGGACCGCCGCCCACTACCGCGCTGAGAGCTGACGACGAGGCCGTCCTCGTTACATCAGTCGTCAACTGCCGCTTCTAGCTCGGGAGTTACAGCGCTTACCGGGGTCTGCCAAGAATTTCGTAGGCGTTGATCGGCTGCTCGGTTCCAGCCCGGCCGGGTGCCCTGTTGCGGCAGGGTGGTGGCGTGTGATGTCGAGCTGACGGACCTGCTGCCGCACCTGTCGTCGGTGCTGGTCGAGACGGTGGAGACAGGCGCGCCCTGGTCAGGGTCACGGTGCGGACTGGGCTTTGCCCCGCTACGTATCTACCGACATCCCGTCCTACGCCCGCAGGTCGAGGCGCTCCGCCGGGCACGACGCGATGCCATCCCGGGCGACGCAGCTCACGCCCCCGACGCTGAGGCTGCCGCCAGTACGCTGGTCCGCCGCCTCACTCAACAGCTGGCCGCCGACCGCCGCAAACACCGTGAAGAAGTTGCCCAATTGCAGGCCGCTCTCGCTGCGGCACACGGCGAACTGCTCGCCCTGCGACGGCGCTTGCAGGGGTGAGGCGGCCGCCCTGCGGGCCATCTCAACCGTCAGTAGCCTCCCAGGAATGACGACGCTACAAGATCTCACCGCTCGCCTGGACCGAGTCGAGACCGAACTCGCACTGCACCGGCTGGCCCACGACTACTGCGTGGGTGCCGACCACCGCGACCCAGTCCGCTGGAAAGCGATTTGGACAGCGGACACCGTGTGGGAGACCGGCTCGGACCAGATATTCACGGGGATCGAGGCCATCTGCGCGGCGGTCGAGCAGCAGTGGCAGGCATTCCCGATCATGCAGCATGCCACCGCCAACCACACGGTGGAAATCGACGGCGTTGCCGCGACCGGTCGATCTGACGTCGTGGTCCTGACCCAACTCCGCGATCACCGCTGGATTGCCGGTGGAGGTACCTACGAGGACGAGTACCGGCGCAAGGGCGGGACCTGGCGCATAGCGCGGCGCCGGGTGGTACGTCCCTTCGACCTTGCACCGTTGGCACCGAGTGACGGACCCGTCCATGTCGACGAACCAGTTCGGGCCAATGCTGGCGGTGTTGATGAGCCGCATCGGTAGAAGGCGTTCGTCAGCGGCATACCGCTGACGAACGGTCCAGGACAATCAATCCTTCACAGCGCCGCGACCGCGGATAAGAGGTGGTCGTACTCTGCGTCGCTCATGCGGCCGGTGAAGCCGTAGGAGGCGGCGTTGAGCTTCTTCTCCTTGCCGGTGACGGAGGTGGAGGGGCGGATGTCGGAGGTGTAGCCGCCCTTAGCTTGGCGTTTAACCTCGCCGGGTCACCCGACCTGCTGATCATGGCTTCTTCGTGGGACAGCAGGGCGGCCGTTCTTCACGCTTCGATGTGTCGAGCAACGTCGCGTGAAGGAACGGCCGCTGTGAAGAGTCTGGCTTCTGCAGGTCCAGCTGACGCCGCGATGAGCGCGCTGTCCCACTTTCGTGTCGAGTTCTACGACTGCCTCTACAGCCGGGCGGATGCGCTCTTCGAGCTGAGCGACGCGGTGCTGTGCGCGGACGGCGCGGTCACCTCGCTGGTCGAGTTGACACTGACGGCCGAGCACCGGCGCGGGCACGGGGCGATGTACGACGCGGTCAACCACGGCTGGCTGGAACCACGCCGCCTGCGCAGGCTCCTCGCCTCCACCCCGTTGCCGAGGGCGGCCGACGGGCGGATCGTCCTCGCGGTGGACGTGAGCAACTGGCTGCGTCCCGACGCCCCCACCAGTGCGGACCGGCTCTTCTGCCACGTCTACGGACGGGGCCGCAGCGCGGATCAGTTCATCCCGGGCTGGCCCTACTCCTTCGTCGCCGCCCTGGAAACGGGACGCACCTCGTGGACCGCGCTCCTGGACGCGATCCGGCTGGGGCCGGCCGACGACGCCACCGCGGTGACCGCCGCCCAACTCCGTGAAGTCTTCACCAGGCTTGTGCACGCGAGGCAGTGGAAACCCGGCGACGCGGACATCCTCATCGTCATGGACGCCGGCTACGACGTCACCCGCCTCGCCCACGTCCTGGCGGACCTGCCCGTCGAACTGGTCGGCCGGCTCCGCTCGGACCGGGTCATGCTCCGTGACGCAGGCCCCCGCCGTTCCACCCCGCGCGGCGGTCAGCCCCGCAAGCACGGCGGTGTCCTCACCTTCTCCAAACCGGACTCCTGGCACACGCCCGAGCACGCCACCGTCTGCGACACCACCCGCTATGGGAAGGCCGAAGCCCTCTCCTGGGACCGGATGCACCCGCGCCTGACCGCCCGCGGGCCCTGGCTCGACCACTGCGGTGAACTCCCCCTGATCCACGGCACGTTGATCCGGCTGAAGGTCGATCACCTGCCCGGCGACCGCGACCCGAAAGCGGTCTGGCTGTGGTCCTCCCGCACTGGTCTGACCGGCGAAGACGTCGATCTGCGCTGGCAAGCGTTCCTGCGCAGATTCGATCTTGAACATACTTTCCGGCTCTTCAAGCAAACCCTGGGCTGGACCGTCCCCAAGGTCCGCGACCCGCACACCGCCGACCTGTGGACCTGGCTGATCATCGCCGCCCACACCCAACTCCGCCTCGCCCGCCCCCTCGCCGAAGACCTCCGCCGCCCCTGGGAACGACCCGCCGAACCCCGCCGGCTCACCCCAGCCCGAGTCCGCCGAGGGTTCCGCCACCTCCGCGCGAAGACCACCCGCCCCGCAGGCGTGCCCAAACCGTCAGCACCCGGACCCGGACGGCCACCAGGCTCACAAAACCGCAGACCAGCCCCACGGCACGAACCCGGGAAGACCGTGAAACGGGCCGAAACCCTCACTGAACACATCCGCTTGAAACAGCAGCGAGGTTAAACGCAGAGCTTAGTGCCTGTTCCTGAAGCCGCCATGACAGAGGCCGGGAGCGGCCGCCGCCCGCATTCTGTAGTTTTGACGCCGCCACCGAGCTGCCATGGCAGCGCGTGAACAAATCGCTGTTGCTTGGGTGCC from Streptomyces sp. NBC_01288 carries:
- a CDS encoding ferredoxin — translated: MKITVDEVKCQSHGLCAISAPDHFELDADGKLAYQETFDEEHLDAIEDAIDSCPLQAIIMDRDAP
- a CDS encoding NAD(P)H-dependent oxidoreductase, which translates into the protein MKVLWLTAHPEPRSLNGSLYRDGVQHLLDQGHKVRTSDLYAMKFDPVVRASDFSHPDGERLIVGSAAQQAFERGALSPDIAVEHDKLSWADTLVVQFPLWWYGMPAILKGWFDRVFVGGFAFGVRDAQGRQVRYGEGALAGKRAMVVVSAGARKASLGPRGVNGELNDLLFPLQHGTLWYAGIEVLPPLLVHGADRVDEAAYAFHANVLRQRLEDLPSTAPLPFRHQNGGDYDEDLVLRPELKPHATGTAAHYRAES
- a CDS encoding nuclear transport factor 2 family protein, whose translation is MTTLQDLTARLDRVETELALHRLAHDYCVGADHRDPVRWKAIWTADTVWETGSDQIFTGIEAICAAVEQQWQAFPIMQHATANHTVEIDGVAATGRSDVVVLTQLRDHRWIAGGGTYEDEYRRKGGTWRIARRRVVRPFDLAPLAPSDGPVHVDEPVRANAGGVDEPHR
- a CDS encoding NAD(P)/FAD-dependent oxidoreductase produces the protein MTGAAPRIGIVGSGIAGLRAAQSVLTCETGARITVFGDEAHRTYNRPGLTKKRYPPSADLRAAITEDLRVKGAETSALDWHLGTRVEAANLHSRVLHLSTGGTFAYDGLVVASGVRPRTAARDDEECASHAHRTLRGLDDAHSIHQELHRREVVTIAGAGFVACELASLAQEYGCDVVMLEAMRNGPFENILGEDVARALGRWVTANGVTLRTGEAAKELLCDRSGTRSGGGHSASPPGAASERPLFIEAIGSVPNVEWLDGNGLDLSDGVRVDEYMRVLGCDGVFAAGDIARYPDPWGTQKLARMEFWKNAIDTGNIAGKALASSMGYGSKMTRIAYFPSMATEVFGLRIQIAGNPRNADSMEIVRGDLERPGDGVLVTYLRESTIVGAAYLDKGAQFNRLYIELLKSLRTR
- a CDS encoding ectoine synthase, whose product is MQVRRISEIEGTDRDVTAASGAWRSKRILLASDGFGYSVSETVVYAGTETDICYANHVEAVFCISGKMILVDRDENEEHLITPGTLHILDDADNHTIKPIEDSTFLCIFTPALTGREDHDENGIYPLLTDEVVEAK
- a CDS encoding NF041680 family putative transposase, with the translated sequence MSALSHFRVEFYDCLYSRADALFELSDAVLCADGAVTSLVELTLTAEHRRGHGAMYDAVNHGWLEPRRLRRLLASTPLPRAADGRIVLAVDVSNWLRPDAPTSADRLFCHVYGRGRSADQFIPGWPYSFVAALETGRTSWTALLDAIRLGPADDATAVTAAQLREVFTRLVHARQWKPGDADILIVMDAGYDVTRLAHVLADLPVELVGRLRSDRVMLRDAGPRRSTPRGGQPRKHGGVLTFSKPDSWHTPEHATVCDTTRYGKAEALSWDRMHPRLTARGPWLDHCGELPLIHGTLIRLKVDHLPGDRDPKAVWLWSSRTGLTGEDVDLRWQAFLRRFDLEHTFRLFKQTLGWTVPKVRDPHTADLWTWLIIAAHTQLRLARPLAEDLRRPWERPAEPRRLTPARVRRGFRHLRAKTTRPAGVPKPSAPGPGRPPGSQNRRPAPRHEPGKTVKRAETLTEHIRLKQQRG